A segment of the Synechococcus sp. MEDNS5 genome:
ACGGGTGAATCTGGTGTTGGAAAAAGTACTTTGCTGGATTTAATAGCAGGCTTTCAATTGCCAACTGTTGGAAATATCTTGTACAACAATTGTCTTTTTGATTCTACTGACCATGATTTTAGTAGTTTTAATTATTTGCCTCAATTGGCATTCGTTCCTCAAAAAACAATGTTGTTGAATTCAACCATCTTGCAAAATGTTGCTTTTGATCAGTCTCTTGATGATATTGATGTAGATAAAGTTGTTAATTGTCTGGAGTTGGCTTGTCTTGAGGATTTTGCAAAAGATAGACTCTATTTAAATGTTGGCGAGAATGGTAACTTACTCAGTGGTGGTCAGCGACAACGCCTAGGGATTGCCCGTGCTCTTTATAAAGATAAATCTATTGTATTAATGGATGAGCCATCTAGCGCTCTTGACCCATACACTGAAACTATGCTTTTCCAAAACCTTAAAAGTTTGTCCCACACAAAACTATTTATGTCCATCACCCATAATCGAGGATTATTGAAATATGCTACCAAGTCTTATGAGTTGACTTCTTCAGGCCTTTTGGGTTCATCATAATGCCTGTTGATTATAATAAAAAACTTGTGTTTGTGCACATTCCAAAATGTGCTGGGACTTCTGTTGAAAAATCCATGGGTGTCATTATTCAAAAAAGTGCCGATGAGTCAATTTTGGAAGCTGGCGCAAATTCTCAATCCTATGATTCTCTTTTTGGCTCTGATATGCAGCATTGGAGTATTAATAAAATTATCAAACATCTAGTCGTTCTTAATCATAACCCCAATGACTTTACTTTTTTTTGTGTTGTCAGGGATCCTTATGATCGCCTAGTCTCTCATTATTATGCACGTAATAAGGCATGGGTGAATCAATTAAATTATACATCTGCTTTGAAAGAGTATTTATTTTGCTTGCAGTTTGTTTTCGTCCGTTTTGTTGATGTACTCCTTCCGGATTCTCTTCATAAGGTTAAACGTTTTGTCTATCCCCAGTACTTGCATCTTAGATCACAGTTAGATTTTGTAAAACTCCCAGCTAACTTTGCGAATATTAGAGTCCATACTTTTTCTATTTTGGATATATTTGAGCTAGATTTATTCCTTCAAAAATTTGGTTGTCTTTCGATTACTCATGAAAGAAAGAGTATTTCAAAGCCGCATCCTAAAACAAATTCTTTTCGTTTCTTAGTCTCATTTTTCTATCATAAAGATTATCTCTTTTATTCTTCTCAATGAAATCTTACCTGTTTTCTTCCTCGCAAAATTTTTTACTATCATTTGCAAACTTTCAGTCTCAATTAATTCTTGCAGAGTATCCGAAGTCTGGGGGCTCTTTTTTCTCTAATGTTTTGTCAGATGTATATCAATCCATTTATCATTTTCCTAGGCCAATTGATCCTCTAACTTTTAGACCTTCATTGCTTTCATCTTCTTTCTCAAATGTATTTGATTGATCAATCATTGCTTTCATTCTTTTATGCTAATAAACCTATTATTAAAACCCACAAGTGTTTCATGACTTCATTTAAAAACGTAATTTGTTTATATAGGAATCCTTTATCTGCGATCTCTTCTTACTATGATCAGCTTTTGTCCCAGGGGAGAGTTTCATCATCTATAAGTTTTTCATACTTTTTCTTTGAGTCTCCTTTTGGCCTTAAATTATATGAGAAATTTTATCGCTCATATTTAAATACTCCAAGAAATTCAAAAATTATTTTTATCTGCTACGAGCAGATCTTATTAGATCTCTATTCTATTGTATCGGATCTAGCATTGATTTTCTATGCTGAAAAGCTTCCTACAATTGTTCTGGAATCTTTATGTGCCCGTCATTCTAAGCAATCATATTATAAAATTCAAGATATTTACTATCGTTATGATTGTAGGCCAAGTTTTAATAGTAGTTTTACCTCTTCACATGTGCCCTTTGTCTCATCAGAGAGACAGCCTTCGTATCAGAAGTTTTTTTCTGAGTCTGATTACAATGCTTATGATGATTGGAGATTTAAGTCGGATGTATTTAATTCAATTTCATCTAGGTATTGGGCTAAATAAATTCTTATATTTTGCTGCCATTGGATAATTTTTGTTTTTATCCATGATTCATTTGGCTTTTGAGTAACTTTTTCTTTGTTTATTCTTCATGCTTTGTTCAACATCTATTCCAGCGATTCACATGCGTCATATATATTCATATTGTTTGATCTTGTGCTTTGTTGATGCTTTTCTTGTATCTTATCAATTCTGCTTGTAACGCCTACGTACTTGACTTCTTGTTTCTTCGTCTATACTTCCCTTGAGTTTTCTACTATAATTATTCGTTTAGACGCTTTTACTGGCCAATTAACGACTATCTATTTGTAAGAACTTTATTGTAACTTTATTCTTTGGCCTTCCCTACGCTTTTGCTTTCTATTTTATTAAGCGCCTTTGCTTCTTGGATTTTGTTGGCTTTTTTAATTCCTAGATTCCGATTTCGGCTCATTGACCAACCAAATTCTCGTAGTTCCCATTCTCGTTTAACACCACGTGGTGGCGGTGCAGTCTTTGTGTTCGTTTCGATTTCAGCAAGCTTTATAGCTTTTGTGGCGAATTACAGCTCTCATAGCAATTCTTACGAATTCATTTTAGTGCCATTGATGGGACTTCCGCTTTCCTTGGTGGGCTTTATTGATGATCTTCAAAGCCTCCCGGCTGGATTTCGTTACGTCGTTCAACTGTTGACAGCCTTTTTAGTAAGCCTGGGTAGCCCGCTTCTGGCTCATTCGTTTTATTTTTATCCCACGTTGTTGTTTCTGCTGTTCGCTGTGACTGCGGTCATCAATTTTACTAATTTCATGGACGGCCTCGATGGATTAGTAGCAGGTTGTATGATTGTTCTAATTTCTGTATGCTCTATTCAACTTGTTGCTCCATGGCCAATCTGGGCTTTAGTGGGCTCGTTGATGGGGTTCCTTATTTGGAACTGGTCTCCAGCTAAAGTATTTATGGGAGATGTTGGTAGCACATTTTTGGGGACTGTGTTTGCAGCTTTAGTTCTTAAAGCTCCTAACTGGCACCATGCTCTAGCTCTGCTGCTTACATGCACTCCGCTCCTCGGCGATGCTTGCTCATGTGTGTTGCGTCGTCTGTTTGACAGACAGCGGATATTCCAGGCCCATCGCCTGCATCTGTTCCAGCGCCTAAATCAGGCCGGCTGGTCCCATTCCCGCGTCTCCAGTCTTTACATTGCTGCCACTGCAGTACTCGCCATGGCCTTCCTCTGGGGTGGCTTGCCTTGGGTCACCCCTCTTGCCGTCCTTGAGCTCCTTATCGGCATCTGGTTGGATCAACAGGTGGCTGTTCCTTTTGTTGTGGCATCTCGCTCTTGAAACCTGAGTTGTCACGTTCCTATTCGACCAAAGTCGCCGAACGAGTTGTTCGCTTTCCGCCCAGGGCCCGCAGGCTGCTGTTGATCGGCACCGACTCCCTGCTTCTGCCTCTAGCGGTGTGGCTCAGCTTCTGGTTGCGGCTGGCCCATCCGTTCCATCCCAGTTTTCAGGCTGCCGGCCTGTGGTTGCTGCCAGCGGCGTTGCTGGTCGGCCTGCCGCTGTATGCCTTCACTGGGCAATACAAAGGCCTCACGCGCTACGTCGGGAGCCGGGCTCTTTACCGCCTTGCCGGTCGCAATGGATTGTTGGTGCTGCTGTTGGCGGGCATCGGCGTGATGCTGCGCCTGCCGATGCCGCCCCGCAGCAGCTGGATCCTGCTCTGGTTGTTGCTCACCGGCTTCACCGGAATCGTGCGCTTTGCTTTGCGTGATCTGCTCCTGTCATTGCGCTCGGTGGCGCATAAGCGGCAAATGGTGCATGTTGCGATCTACGGCGCTGGTGAGGCCGGTGCCCAGCTTGCTGCTGCCCTCCGCCTGGCTGGCAACCACCAGATCGTCGCCTTCCTCGATGACGCCCCAAGTCTCTGGAAGCGCACGATTAACGGCATCCCGATTCAGCCGCCCCAAGTTCTGAGCCAGATCCAGAACCAGCTCGATCAAGTGTTGCTGGCAATCCCCTCCCTACCCCGTAGTGAACGCCGCCGCATTGTGGCTGAGTTGCAACGCCAGGCGATCCCGGTGTTGCAGATCCCCTCTGTTGATGACCTCACCTCTGGAAGGGCCCAAATCGATGCGCTCCGCCCCGTCGCCATTGAAGATCTGCTCGGCCGTGATCCCGTACCGCCTATGTCAGAACTGCTCGGCCCCGGCCTGCGCGATGCGGTGGTGTGCGTCACCGGTGCCGGAGGCTCAATTGGTTCGGAGCTCTGTCGTCAGATTCTGCAGCTAGCCCCCAGGGTTTTGATCCTGCTCGAGAGCAGTGAACCATCGCTTTATGCCCTGGATCAGGAGCTGCGCCAGCAGTTGCCCGCTTCGGTGAAGATGTTGCCGGTGCTCGGCAGTGCTGCTGATTCTGCTCTGGTGCAGCGGCTTTTTGCAGACCGTGGTGTACAGACTGTGTTCCACGCCGCTGCCTACAAACACGTGCCGTTGGTGGAAGCGAATCCGCTGGCGGGTCTCGCCAACAACGTTGGCTCCACCCGGGTGGTGTGTCAGGCCGCCATTGCCGCGGGCGTTAGCGAACTGGTGCTGATCTCCACCGATAAAGCAGTCCGCCCTAACAATGTGATGGGAGCCAGCAAGCGCCTGGCCGAGCTGGTGGTCCAGGCCTCGGCGCTTGAGCTTTCTCAGCGAGCCAAGGTCGTTGGCCAGACCAGCACCCGTTTGGCGATGGTGCGCTTTGGCAATGTGCTGGGCTCGTCGGGATCGGTGGTGCCCCTGTTCCGCAAGCAGATCGCCGCCGGTGGACCGATCACCCTCACTCACCCGGAGATCATCCGCTATTTCATGACGATCCCGGAGGCGGCCGAGCTGGTGCTCCAAGCTGCCACCCTCGCCAAGGGCGGTGATGTTTTCCTTTTGGATATGGGTGAACCGGTCCGAATTAAAGCCCTGGCTGAGCAGATGGTCCGCCTCAGCGGCCTATCACTTCACGATGCTCAGAACCCCAGCGGTGAGATCGAAATTGTCTGCACCGGCCTCCGCCCCGGCGAGAAGCTTTACGAAGAACTGCTGATCGATGCCGAATCCGAACCCACGAAGCACCCCCTGATCTTCCGTGCCCAGGAACGAGCCCTGCCGCCAGAGGAGCTGTACCGTCGATTGGATCTGCTTGACGCTGCGATTGCCGCGCAGGATGTGGAAGCTGCGCTGACTTTGCTGGCGGAGATGGTGCCCGAATGGCAGCGCGGCGGTTCTCATACAAAGCCCTTGTCTTCAGTAGCTCTGTGCGCAAACGACAGCCAGGCTTGATTAGTATTCTAGGGAGATAATGCGACAGGAAGTCGAATGATGAATCTTGCGACCTTGCGCGCCGTGTCCCTCCGCTCAGGTCTGAGAGCTGAGGGTCTGCTTGCCCCGTTTTTTGTTCAAACTTCAAAAAACTTGCCGTTGCTGAACGGGAAATAGAGCTGCTGAGCAAAGTTCACCCCGCTGGTAAGTCCGCCAAATCCCAGTTGCCCCGCACGCAGCAGGGGTTGTGGATATAAAACTACTTTTTTTGTGCCTTTGTTATGCGTTTATGCGCATAAAGCGTAGTCGCTGATTTTGGCGCACTGGTTGTGAGGGTGACAAGGCCGCTCCAAGGCTGCAGCTGTTTGCGGCTCCGAGGGGAGCTCCTTCATGCTTTCGTCTGCTAAGTGCTCCAGTCCGTGATTCCTCGGCTGCCCTGGCAGAAAGAGTCTCTGCTCAACTGCGAGGCCGTGGTGGCTAATACCTGCTTCCTGTCAAGCGACGCCTGAAATTTGCCCTCTGGCTTCAGGGCCTGCAGTCCATTCCCTTGATCACCCCCTGCCGCGTCGCTCAGGCCTGTGACATCGAGTGGTTCAGCTCAACTCGAGCCAGCTGCGCAGGGCCAGATCCAGTTCAGCCAAGGCTGGGGTTTCGAGCTGCCTCACCACAGTGCCGATGGCGGCCGTCGGTGCTGTGAACAGCTTGTCGGCCATCAGTTGCTAAGGCTTCAGCTGCCCATTGCTGTCATTGGGGTCCACGGGAATCCGCAGCAGCGGTGCATCCAGCAGGGTGCTGATGATTGGGCAGAGCGTCACGCTCGGATGGCCCTGGAGCCAGCGGTTGGCCTGCACCACCACCGCCGGCCTTGGTTTGCCGGAATACACCCCAGCACTGGCAACGGTCACGATCAGCCCCCTCAGCAGAACAAGGCCGCAATCAAGGCCGATTGACGCAGCGCTTCATCGCTGGTGCTGAAGCGCTCCAAATACTGCGTGATGGCTTCCCGCACACAAGCGCTGCGGCTTTTGCCCATGCTGCGCGCCAGCTGGTTGAGCTGCTACTCCAGCTCCGGTTCAATCCATACACCGATGGCCATCAGATCTCTTAAATCTCAAGGCATCTAACACTCTGTCCAACGCTCTAGCGTCTTGCCTTGGCGCCTGGTTGTCGCCGCCCAGCACCTTGTCGATCTGCTGTGGGAGTCGATGTCCTCCTGGTCACCTGTAAAAGCAGCCCTGGTCTGGTGGCCCTTGAGCCTCCCGTTGTTCTGAGTGCGTCGTGGATGGCCCGGTGTGGGTAGGGATTTGTTGTTCGACTCCAGGTTTGGATCACTCTCCTCATGGGCGGCCTGTTGGCGCTGATGTGGCTGAGGCTAGCGTGATGTCAGATGAGTGATGTTTGATGCGTACCACGCTCCAGTTGGACGACGATGTGCTCGATGCTGCACGCGTTCTCGCCCGCCAGCAGCACCTCAGTGTTGGTGAGGTGATCAGTGAATTGGCGCGCCAGGCGTTGCGCCGCCCTGCTGGGCTGGAGGAGCCGCCATCGGAGCGGTCCGGGTTGCCTCTCTTGCCGATCAAGTCCTCAGGTGGCGTGGTTGACCTCAATCTGGTGAATCAGCTGCGTGATGAGGATCGCTGATGGACGCGCCGATTGCTTTGCTGGATGTGAACGTGTTGATCGCCTTGCTGGATCCCCAGCATGTGCATCACGAGCCTGCCCATCGCTGGTTCCAGGCCAACGCCAGCCATGGCTGGGCGACATGTCCACTAACGCAGAATGCCCTGCTGCGCATCCTCAGCAATCCTCGCTATCCCAACAGCCCCGGTGGTCCGGCTTCGGTGATGCCGTTGCTGCAGGGGATGCTTTCCCATCCAGGCCACCAGTTCTGGCCTGACCTTCTCTCGTGGTCCACTGATGGCGAGCTGCAGGCTGAGCTGCTTCTTCATCACGGCCAGATCACCGACACCTACTTGCTGGCCCTGGCCGTGCACCAAGGGGGTTGCCTGATGAGCTTTGATGCACGATTGAGTACATGTGCGGTGCCTGGGGGTGGCGGCGCGCTTTGCCTGATTGATTCCCAGGTGTGAATCAGTGGCATCCGCGTCATGCCGTCCAATCAGCTTGATCGGCGTTTCACTCGAATCCGGAAAGGTTGATGCTTGGATCCTTGCGGCACCAGTCGTGCTCCGTCAGGTACCACTGCACGGTTTCGGCTAGCCCCATCTCCAGGCTGTGGCGAGGTTGCCAGCCCAGTTCGCGTTGAATGCGGCTGGGATCGATCGCGTAGCGGCGGTCGTGGCCGGGGCGATCCCTCACTGTTCTGATCAGTTGGGTGTGGGGGGATCCCTTGGGTTGTGCCTGGTCCAGGCTGTTGCAGATCAGTTCCACGATCTGCCGGTTCGTGCGTTCGCCGTAGCCGCCCACGCAGTAGCTGCGCCCCAGCGCGCCCAGGCAGGCCATAGGTGTGATGCCAAGCATTCACCAGGTGGTCGCTGGCGGCCTTGCTGGCCGAGTGTGGGCTGCGCGGGTCGTAGGCCGTGGTCTCTGAAAAGCGCCCGCTCGCGCCAAGCGAACCGAACACTTCATCGATGCTGATGTGGTGCAGGCGGAAGCGCTGCTGGCGTTCTTCCGGCAGCTGCTCCCAATGGCCTGCACCGCCTTTGGTAACGAAAGCGTACCGTTATCGTTACTAGACAGCAACGCTCCCGGGCCACTGATCGAGCGGTCCACATGGCTTTCAGCCGCAAGGTGCAGCCCCAGGTCCGGGTCGGCCAGGCGCACCGCTTCCTCCGTTGCTTGGGTATCCGCCAGGTCCACCCGCAGCAATTGGTGGCGGCACCTTTCCTCTGGCGTGCTGGCCCGCTCGCCCAGCTGTTCAAGCTGCGCATGAACAGCCCCAATCCCACTCTGATGCCCTGTCGACGGATCCTGGGCGCTCGGCCACCTTGGGTCTGAGGTCTTTGCTCCCCATGGCTGCCGTCATCTACCTGCACTGGACTGCCACCGGCTACGACTGGATCCGCCCCGGTCACTACCACTCGATCATCGACGGTGATGGCCGCGTCCATCGCCTGCATGCCTACAGCGTGGATCTGCCGGCCCACACCTACGCCCGCAACCGCAACAGCGTCGCCCTCTCCTGCGCCTGCATGGGCGGGATCCCCGACCCCTGGACTCAGCCGCCGACGTCCGCCCAGCTCCAGAGCCTCTGCGCGGAAGCCGCAGCAATCGCCCGCAGCTGGGGGTGGAGCGAGAGCGACATCACGATCCGCTCGGTGATGACCCACGCCGAAGCCGCCTCCAACCGCGACGGTCGGGTGATGCACGACAACTACGGTCCGATGATCTGGGGCGGCACCGGCGAGCGTTGGGATCTGCTGCAGCTCGAGAAGAGCGGCCCCAGCGATGGCGGCGATCAGCTGCGCGAGCGCATCCGCGCCCTGCTGCGCGCTGACCCGTTGGCGGACCCGCGGTTGGCCTTCAAGGGCGAGACCACGATCCAGGCCCGCGGCGCTGACCTGCCCGTGCAGATCGACGCCCAGGGCCGTTCCTGGGCCATCGCTGCTGATCTGCTCGCCCGCTACGACATCCCCCACGCCTGGGACGCCAGCCTGCGCCGCATCCTGATCGGCTCGCTCGATGTCGCCCCCACCTACCGCGACGACGCCGTGCAGGCGTCGGTGGGTTGGCCCCTGGTGGAGATGACCCTGCAGACCGGCCAGGCCCCGGTGATTCTCACCGGCATCATCAGGCCAGCCCCCAGTGGTGATCGCGCCTGGTGCCGGGTGCTCGAATTCGCTGAGGAGTTCGGCATCTCCGTGCGTTACGACCCTCTGGTGCTGGGTGAGCGCAGAGGTGGCTGAAGCCGGTTCGGAATGGTCGTATGAATCGTTCGGCTGATCGGTTGCATCAGGCCAGTCTCAGTGCGGAGGCCGGCCACCACGAATGGGCTTGTTTTGCCTCCCATCCATCGGTTGAAAAGGCGTTGAAGGCTCTGCATCTCCACAACGGCCAGCAGAGCTGGGGCCATGAAGCAATCCGTCTGGCGCTGGCCAGCTCCTGAGCAGGTGCTTCAGGATGTGCAGATCTGGTGTGTTTTCGACAGCTACGGCCGGGGCACGGCCGCCTTCGGCGGCGGTCAAGTCGAGCGTCTGCAGCAATGGCCGCTGGCTGATCTTCCCCTCAGTTGTGATGCCCTGGTGCTCACCCCTGCTGAACTGGAGCTACGCCTGAATGACGGCTCTCGGATGCCCCCATGGCTTACCTGCTCAGCAAGCTGCTGCCGCTCGCCTTACTACCCCTCGGTCTCAGCCTGATTCTGCTGCTGATCGGCTTGATCGGCCGTTGGCGCTGGCCCGTGATCACTGCCCTGCTGTTGCTTTGGGTCCTCTCCCTTGGGGTGGTGAGCCAAGGCCTCTGGCATTGGCTCGAGGCTCCCTGGCAGCGTCGAGCAGTGACGGCGGCGCCGAGCGCCGATGCGATCGTGGTGCTCAGTGGCGGCCGCCATCCCGCCCCAGGGACGGCCCGGGTGAGCGAGTGGCATGATCCGGATCGCTTCCTGGCAGGCCTCGATCTTTATCGCGCCGGCAAGGCGCCACGGTTGCTGTTCACCGGTGGGGCCAGTCCCTTTCGCCCGGGTCAGCCCCCGGAGGGTGAGCACTACCTCCGCGAAGCCCAGCAGTTGGGCATTCCCGCGGCCGCCATGGCCAGCACGCCGCCTGTGGTGAACACGGCGGACGAGGCTGCCGCCATCGCACGGTTGCTCCCCGCGCGCGCGCCCATTCTCCTGGTCACCAGTGCCTTCCACATGCGCCGCGCCCAGCGTCTGTTCGAGCGCCAGGGCCTGGAGGTGCAGCCCTTCCCGGTGGATTTCCAGGCCCGGGGCGCCTGGGTGGGCCCCCTCTGGCGTGATCCCACCCAGTGGCTGCCCTCGGCCCATGCGCTCGATCAAAGCTCCCGCTCCTTGCG
Coding sequences within it:
- a CDS encoding N-acetylmuramoyl-L-alanine amidase, with translation MAAVIYLHWTATGYDWIRPGHYHSIIDGDGRVHRLHAYSVDLPAHTYARNRNSVALSCACMGGIPDPWTQPPTSAQLQSLCAEAAAIARSWGWSESDITIRSVMTHAEAASNRDGRVMHDNYGPMIWGGTGERWDLLQLEKSGPSDGGDQLRERIRALLRADPLADPRLAFKGETTIQARGADLPVQIDAQGRSWAIAADLLARYDIPHAWDASLRRILIGSLDVAPTYRDDAVQASVGWPLVEMTLQTGQAPVILTGIIRPAPSGDRAWCRVLEFAEEFGISVRYDPLVLGERRGG
- a CDS encoding sulfotransferase family 2 domain-containing protein, with translation MPVDYNKKLVFVHIPKCAGTSVEKSMGVIIQKSADESILEAGANSQSYDSLFGSDMQHWSINKIIKHLVVLNHNPNDFTFFCVVRDPYDRLVSHYYARNKAWVNQLNYTSALKEYLFCLQFVFVRFVDVLLPDSLHKVKRFVYPQYLHLRSQLDFVKLPANFANIRVHTFSILDIFELDLFLQKFGCLSITHERKSISKPHPKTNSFRFLVSFFYHKDYLFYSSQ
- a CDS encoding CopG family transcriptional regulator, which translates into the protein MRTTLQLDDDVLDAARVLARQQHLSVGEVISELARQALRRPAGLEEPPSERSGLPLLPIKSSGGVVDLNLVNQLRDEDR
- a CDS encoding glycosyltransferase family 4 protein produces the protein MAFPTLLLSILLSAFASWILLAFLIPRFRFRLIDQPNSRSSHSRLTPRGGGAVFVFVSISASFIAFVANYSSHSNSYEFILVPLMGLPLSLVGFIDDLQSLPAGFRYVVQLLTAFLVSLGSPLLAHSFYFYPTLLFLLFAVTAVINFTNFMDGLDGLVAGCMIVLISVCSIQLVAPWPIWALVGSLMGFLIWNWSPAKVFMGDVGSTFLGTVFAALVLKAPNWHHALALLLTCTPLLGDACSCVLRRLFDRQRIFQAHRLHLFQRLNQAGWSHSRVSSLYIAATAVLAMAFLWGGLPWVTPLAVLELLIGIWLDQQVAVPFVVASRS
- a CDS encoding TA system VapC family ribonuclease toxin, producing the protein MDAPIALLDVNVLIALLDPQHVHHEPAHRWFQANASHGWATCPLTQNALLRILSNPRYPNSPGGPASVMPLLQGMLSHPGHQFWPDLLSWSTDGELQAELLLHHGQITDTYLLALAVHQGGCLMSFDARLSTCAVPGGGGALCLIDSQV
- a CDS encoding sulfotransferase domain-containing protein, with the protein product MYLIDQSLLSFFYANKPIIKTHKCFMTSFKNVICLYRNPLSAISSYYDQLLSQGRVSSSISFSYFFFESPFGLKLYEKFYRSYLNTPRNSKIIFICYEQILLDLYSIVSDLALIFYAEKLPTIVLESLCARHSKQSYYKIQDIYYRYDCRPSFNSSFTSSHVPFVSSERQPSYQKFFSESDYNAYDDWRFKSDVFNSISSRYWAK
- a CDS encoding YdcF family protein, whose product is MAYLLSKLLPLALLPLGLSLILLLIGLIGRWRWPVITALLLLWVLSLGVVSQGLWHWLEAPWQRRAVTAAPSADAIVVLSGGRHPAPGTARVSEWHDPDRFLAGLDLYRAGKAPRLLFTGGASPFRPGQPPEGEHYLREAQQLGIPAAAMASTPPVVNTADEAAAIARLLPARAPILLVTSAFHMRRAQRLFERQGLEVQPFPVDFQARGAWVGPLWRDPTQWLPSAHALDQSSRSLRELLGRLVYRAW
- a CDS encoding type II toxin-antitoxin system PemK/MazF family toxin produces the protein MTVASAGVYSGKPRPAVVVQANRWLQGHPSVTLCPIISTLLDAPLLRIPVDPNDSNGQLKP
- a CDS encoding nucleoside-diphosphate sugar epimerase/dehydratase; this translates as MSRSYSTKVAERVVRFPPRARRLLLIGTDSLLLPLAVWLSFWLRLAHPFHPSFQAAGLWLLPAALLVGLPLYAFTGQYKGLTRYVGSRALYRLAGRNGLLVLLLAGIGVMLRLPMPPRSSWILLWLLLTGFTGIVRFALRDLLLSLRSVAHKRQMVHVAIYGAGEAGAQLAAALRLAGNHQIVAFLDDAPSLWKRTINGIPIQPPQVLSQIQNQLDQVLLAIPSLPRSERRRIVAELQRQAIPVLQIPSVDDLTSGRAQIDALRPVAIEDLLGRDPVPPMSELLGPGLRDAVVCVTGAGGSIGSELCRQILQLAPRVLILLESSEPSLYALDQELRQQLPASVKMLPVLGSAADSALVQRLFADRGVQTVFHAAAYKHVPLVEANPLAGLANNVGSTRVVCQAAIAAGVSELVLISTDKAVRPNNVMGASKRLAELVVQASALELSQRAKVVGQTSTRLAMVRFGNVLGSSGSVVPLFRKQIAAGGPITLTHPEIIRYFMTIPEAAELVLQAATLAKGGDVFLLDMGEPVRIKALAEQMVRLSGLSLHDAQNPSGEIEIVCTGLRPGEKLYEELLIDAESEPTKHPLIFRAQERALPPEELYRRLDLLDAAIAAQDVEAALTLLAEMVPEWQRGGSHTKPLSSVALCANDSQA
- a CDS encoding HEPN domain-containing protein, with the protein product MNRSADRLHQASLSAEAGHHEWACFASHPSVEKALKALHLHNGQQSWGHEAIRLALASS
- a CDS encoding ribbon-helix-helix protein, CopG family, with translation MARSMGKSRSACVREAITQYLERFSTSDEALRQSALIAALFC